The proteins below are encoded in one region of Pseudonocardia sp. DSM 110487:
- a CDS encoding 4-carboxy-4-hydroxy-2-oxoadipate aldolase/oxaloacetate decarboxylase, protein MIHVRTSVDRPDPVLVKELGRFSAATIHEAQGRIGALDSRLKPVDPDMEFCGPAYTVVCAPRDNIMLQVAIAYAAAGDVVVASAGEYTEAGSFGDVLANACLAKGLGGLLTDSGVRDTRELKALGFPVFSRSICIKGTVKETVGPMNVPVIVGGAEIRPGDVVRGDADGVVVVRRESLADVVQAAKEREDAEARYIAEYHAGRTVLEVSRLREVLAAKGLVIGP, encoded by the coding sequence ATGATTCATGTCCGCACGTCCGTCGACCGACCCGATCCCGTCCTGGTCAAGGAGCTCGGGCGCTTCTCCGCAGCGACCATCCACGAAGCCCAGGGGCGCATCGGCGCCCTCGACTCGCGACTCAAACCGGTCGACCCGGACATGGAGTTCTGCGGGCCGGCCTACACGGTCGTCTGCGCGCCACGCGACAACATCATGCTGCAGGTCGCCATCGCCTACGCCGCGGCCGGTGACGTCGTCGTGGCCTCGGCAGGCGAGTACACCGAGGCCGGCAGTTTCGGAGATGTGCTTGCCAACGCCTGTCTGGCCAAGGGGCTCGGCGGCCTGCTCACCGACAGCGGCGTCCGCGACACCCGCGAGCTGAAGGCACTCGGCTTCCCCGTCTTCTCCCGCTCGATCTGCATCAAGGGCACCGTCAAGGAGACCGTCGGGCCGATGAACGTCCCCGTGATCGTCGGTGGGGCCGAGATCCGGCCCGGTGACGTCGTACGCGGAGACGCCGACGGTGTCGTCGTCGTCCGGCGGGAGAGCCTCGCCGACGTCGTCCAGGCCGCGAAGGAACGCGAAGACGCGGAGGCGCGCTACATCGCCGAGTATCACGCCGGGCGCACTGTCCTCGAGGTCTCCCGTCTCCGTGAGGTCCTCGCCGCCAAGGGGTTGGTCATTGGCCCGTAA
- a CDS encoding alcohol dehydrogenase catalytic domain-containing protein → MDECDTSGDSPRGIGVRRLAERESDRWSGQGSIAGQPRWLAPVVRTLMYVRKRILEWREAPDPVLEVDTDALVRPFAVARCDLDNAFLRHDLGVPIRIGHGVGLLDRRLLDDLGRRPFTGPFPFGHECVAEVVRTGAAVASVAPGDVVVVPFQISCGRCASCGRGLTAACTTDRRTAISMYGLGEAGGGWGGVMSDLLRVPHAEHMLLRVPAGVDPVALASASDNFPDGWRAVAGPLARNPGAPVLVLGGRAKSVGLYAAASAVALGATQVDYLDTSLERLDIAAKLGARPLHRRTGRYQSPGRDRPSTRYPIVVDASGERGALEHAVRSLTAGGVCTSVTPYFTAGTRLPLWTMYVQQSSFVTGLANARAELPAVLRAVAEGRLRPELVTGLLADWEDAPSALLTPVAKVVVTRPRVTGGRA, encoded by the coding sequence GTGGACGAGTGCGATACGAGCGGTGACTCGCCCAGGGGCATTGGGGTGCGGCGCCTGGCTGAGCGTGAGTCAGACCGGTGGTCGGGCCAGGGTTCGATCGCTGGCCAGCCCCGATGGTTGGCTCCAGTGGTGCGAACCCTGATGTATGTCCGTAAGCGGATCCTGGAGTGGCGCGAGGCGCCCGATCCGGTGCTCGAGGTGGACACCGACGCGCTCGTCCGGCCGTTTGCGGTAGCTCGGTGCGATCTGGACAACGCCTTCCTGCGCCACGATCTCGGTGTTCCGATTCGGATCGGCCACGGTGTCGGGCTGCTGGATCGCCGGTTGCTCGACGACCTCGGGCGCCGTCCGTTCACCGGTCCATTCCCGTTCGGGCACGAGTGCGTCGCCGAGGTGGTCCGGACCGGCGCGGCTGTCGCGTCGGTCGCGCCGGGAGATGTGGTGGTCGTGCCCTTTCAGATCTCCTGCGGTCGGTGCGCGTCCTGCGGTCGAGGTCTGACCGCGGCCTGCACCACCGACCGCCGTACCGCGATCTCGATGTACGGCCTCGGCGAGGCGGGCGGTGGGTGGGGCGGGGTGATGAGCGATCTGCTGCGGGTGCCGCACGCCGAGCACATGCTGCTCAGAGTGCCGGCCGGCGTTGACCCCGTCGCGCTGGCCAGCGCGAGCGACAACTTCCCGGACGGCTGGCGCGCGGTCGCCGGCCCGCTCGCCCGGAACCCGGGAGCACCGGTGCTCGTTCTCGGTGGCCGAGCCAAAAGCGTTGGGCTCTACGCCGCCGCGAGCGCGGTGGCACTCGGCGCCACCCAAGTCGACTACCTGGACACCAGCCTCGAGCGCTTGGACATCGCCGCCAAGCTCGGTGCCCGTCCGCTGCATCGCCGGACCGGCCGATACCAATCGCCCGGTCGCGACAGGCCGAGCACCCGCTACCCGATCGTGGTGGACGCCAGCGGTGAGCGGGGCGCGCTGGAGCACGCCGTGCGGTCACTGACCGCCGGCGGTGTATGCACCTCGGTGACGCCGTACTTCACCGCCGGGACCCGCCTGCCGCTGTGGACGATGTACGTCCAGCAGAGCAGCTTCGTCACAGGCCTGGCCAATGCCCGGGCCGAGTTGCCGGCGGTGCTGCGCGCTGTCGCCGAGGGCCGGCTCCGACCCGAGCTAGTCACCGGCCTGCTGGCCGACTGGGAAGACGCACCGTCAGCACTCTTGACACCAGTCGCCAAGGTCGTCGTGACAAGGCCTCGGGTCACCGGCGGCCGAGCTTGA
- a CDS encoding allophanate hydrolase subunit 1: protein MSPDAPHASVADCGDSAVQVIAVGGTAAGRWGLVHGLAGRLRGDGFGLVPTYDRLLVEFDGLTTDHQQVRAAVGRGLAALAPGGSGAGRPRRFVVPVVYDGEHGPDLDLVAEQQGCTPEEIVAVHSGAEYVVRCLGAPAGAPMMDGPPFRLPVPRRGSPRPRVPAGAVAVAGRQAVVSAMPAPGGWAVLGRTPLRLLDVGAVPPAAYRPGDLLRFRPIDVAEWDRFAGTLLEACDG, encoded by the coding sequence ATGAGCCCCGATGCACCGCACGCCTCCGTCGCCGACTGCGGCGACTCGGCCGTCCAGGTCATCGCCGTCGGAGGTACGGCCGCTGGGCGCTGGGGGCTGGTCCACGGCCTCGCCGGCCGGCTTCGCGGCGACGGGTTCGGGTTGGTCCCGACCTACGATCGGCTGCTCGTCGAGTTCGACGGCCTGACCACCGACCACCAGCAGGTCCGGGCCGCGGTGGGCCGCGGCCTCGCCGCGCTCGCGCCGGGCGGCAGCGGAGCCGGGCGTCCACGCCGGTTCGTCGTGCCGGTGGTCTACGACGGCGAGCACGGACCCGACCTCGACCTCGTGGCCGAGCAGCAGGGTTGTACGCCCGAGGAGATCGTGGCCGTGCACTCGGGTGCGGAGTACGTCGTGCGCTGCCTGGGGGCCCCGGCCGGGGCGCCCATGATGGACGGGCCGCCGTTCCGGCTGCCGGTGCCGCGCCGCGGTTCGCCGCGGCCGCGCGTGCCGGCCGGCGCGGTGGCCGTCGCCGGACGGCAGGCCGTGGTGTCGGCGATGCCGGCGCCGGGTGGCTGGGCCGTCCTGGGTCGGACCCCCCTGCGGTTGCTCGACGTCGGAGCCGTCCCGCCCGCTGCCTACCGGCCCGGTGACCTCCTGCGATTCCGGCCGATCGACGTCGCGGAATGGGACCGCTTCGCCGGCACCCTCCTGGAGGCCTGCGATGGGTGA
- a CDS encoding SDR family oxidoreductase has product MSFSDYRTALVTGASTGIGACVVERLVKQGLTVHAVARNVERLAELAERTGCVPHAVDITDTAALEQLTDGLQIDVLVNNAGVSRQGTILDADAFAVDEQIAVNIQAVLHLVRLLLPGMVERDLGHVVNISSIAGVYNFGGNTIYHATKAAVHTLSRQLRVDSFGRRVRVTEICPGRVETEIFGRLLGDMEEAQRRFYDGYESLTPSDIADAIEYAVGTPRHVNVGHIEILPTFQVPGGLEFERRAD; this is encoded by the coding sequence ATGTCCTTCTCCGACTACCGCACGGCCCTCGTCACCGGGGCGTCCACCGGGATCGGCGCCTGCGTCGTCGAGCGCCTGGTCAAGCAGGGGCTGACGGTGCACGCCGTCGCCCGCAACGTCGAACGGCTCGCCGAGCTCGCCGAACGCACCGGGTGCGTCCCGCACGCGGTCGACATCACCGACACGGCCGCGCTCGAGCAGCTCACCGACGGCCTGCAGATCGACGTCCTGGTCAACAACGCCGGCGTATCCCGCCAGGGCACGATCCTCGACGCCGACGCTTTCGCAGTGGACGAGCAGATCGCGGTGAACATCCAGGCCGTGCTGCACCTCGTCCGGCTGCTGCTGCCCGGCATGGTCGAGCGGGATCTCGGTCATGTGGTCAACATCAGCTCGATCGCCGGGGTCTACAACTTCGGCGGCAACACGATCTACCACGCCACCAAGGCCGCCGTGCACACCCTGTCGCGGCAGTTGCGCGTCGACTCGTTCGGCCGGCGAGTCCGGGTCACCGAGATCTGCCCCGGGCGGGTCGAGACCGAGATCTTCGGCCGGCTGCTCGGCGACATGGAGGAGGCCCAGCGCAGGTTCTACGACGGCTACGAGTCGCTCACCCCGAGCGACATCGCCGACGCCATCGAGTACGCCGTCGGCACGCCGCGGCACGTCAACGTCGGGCACATCGAGATCCTGCCGACCTTCCAGGTCCCCGGCGGCCTGGAGTTCGAGCGCCGGGCGGACTGA
- a CDS encoding biotin-dependent carboxyltransferase family protein, producing the protein MGEPRLTLLRAGLTTVQDLGRAAGARHGFPVGGALDQCAARTANVLAGNTQGAPLLESTATGLTCTPSVDTIVAVAGAADLLTVDGLPCPVREPVSVRAGSRIVVAEPRAGLRSYLAVHGGVVAPTLLGSVAPDPVLGFGPRLTDGAALGLLREFPAVDHPHLRHPAFRVGAGSTHGPRRGPAVVEATDGPDIAEFGDTAERLFEGTFVVGPQSDAIGLRMTGNLPRRVARGELLSRGMPIGAVEAPAGDELVVLHRGRGVTAGYPVLAVVTATGLDLLGQVRPGDAVRFRRTTVTSALAERRRRQAGIDALATRVRAAFAAIGRPLPEPPAAVRRPAA; encoded by the coding sequence ATGGGTGAGCCACGGCTGACGCTGCTCCGTGCGGGCCTGACCACCGTGCAGGACCTGGGCCGTGCCGCGGGTGCCCGGCACGGCTTCCCCGTCGGAGGAGCACTCGACCAGTGCGCTGCCCGTACGGCGAACGTGCTGGCCGGCAACACCCAGGGCGCCCCTTTGCTGGAAAGCACTGCCACGGGCCTGACGTGCACACCGTCGGTCGACACGATCGTGGCCGTCGCCGGAGCCGCCGACCTGCTGACCGTCGACGGTCTGCCGTGCCCGGTCCGCGAGCCGGTGTCGGTCCGGGCCGGATCGCGGATCGTCGTCGCCGAGCCGCGGGCGGGCCTGCGCAGCTACCTCGCGGTGCACGGTGGCGTGGTCGCTCCGACCCTGCTCGGGAGCGTGGCGCCGGACCCCGTCCTGGGCTTCGGGCCGCGGCTGACCGACGGCGCTGCACTGGGTCTGCTCCGCGAGTTCCCCGCCGTCGATCATCCGCACCTGCGCCATCCCGCCTTCCGGGTCGGCGCCGGCAGCACCCACGGACCGCGGCGCGGCCCGGCGGTCGTGGAGGCCACCGACGGACCCGACATCGCCGAGTTCGGCGACACCGCGGAGCGGCTGTTCGAAGGCACCTTCGTCGTCGGTCCGCAGAGTGACGCCATCGGGCTGCGGATGACCGGGAACCTGCCCCGGCGCGTCGCCCGTGGCGAGCTGCTGTCGCGCGGTATGCCGATCGGTGCGGTCGAGGCCCCCGCCGGGGACGAGCTCGTCGTCCTGCACCGGGGGAGGGGGGTCACCGCCGGCTACCCGGTGCTCGCCGTCGTCACCGCGACCGGCCTCGATCTCCTGGGACAGGTCCGGCCCGGGGACGCCGTCCGCTTCCGCCGCACCACGGTCACCTCCGCCCTTGCCGAGCGCCGGCGACGGCAAGCCGGGATCGACGCGCTCGCCACCCGCGTCCGCGCCGCGTTCGCCGCCATCGGGCGTCCCCTCCCCGAGCCACCCGCCGCTGTCCGCCGTCCGGCGGCCTGA
- a CDS encoding FAD-binding oxidoreductase: MSTTTNAMSSWIDALRAAMDGQVLLPDDPDYDRGALIWNGAIDRSPAVVARCASAADVAAALRWGQENGLDIAVRGGGHSVAGAAVIDGGMTIDLSRLTEVVVDPVARRARCGGGATLAKLDAACQEHGLAVPAGTVSHTGVAGLTLGGGFGWLTPMAGLTIDNLISAEVVLVDGRIVRASAHECPDLFWALRGGGGNFGVVTEFEFQLHAVGPMVHLGMFFFELDRAEEAIRLGRKFFADGPRNAGGAMVGMNAPPAPFVPETAHFAPGVALVVAGFGTADEHAALIASLREAGPLFEFVTPMPYVALQQMLDEGAPWGVHSYTKGFYLDELPDRAIDVVAAALRAKPSPMSQVLLFPFGGAFADVPDEATAFGGRRSATYALVIDANVPDPRMFDAERQWARSTWDALLPFAAGVGSYVNMMSEFDEDRVRASYGAKYERLALIKTVHDPRNVLRANANIKPA; the protein is encoded by the coding sequence ATGAGCACCACGACGAACGCGATGAGCAGTTGGATCGATGCACTGCGTGCGGCGATGGATGGACAGGTGTTGCTCCCGGACGACCCGGACTACGACCGGGGCGCGCTGATCTGGAACGGCGCCATCGATCGATCGCCCGCGGTCGTCGCCCGCTGCGCCTCGGCGGCGGACGTGGCCGCGGCACTGCGGTGGGGCCAGGAGAACGGCCTCGACATCGCCGTGCGGGGAGGCGGTCACAGCGTCGCGGGCGCCGCGGTGATCGACGGCGGTATGACGATCGACCTCAGCCGGCTGACCGAGGTCGTCGTCGATCCGGTCGCGCGGCGGGCGCGCTGCGGTGGTGGCGCGACCCTCGCGAAGCTGGACGCGGCGTGCCAGGAGCACGGGCTCGCCGTCCCGGCCGGCACGGTCAGCCACACCGGCGTGGCCGGCCTGACGCTCGGCGGCGGCTTCGGCTGGCTGACCCCGATGGCCGGGCTGACCATCGACAACCTGATCTCGGCCGAGGTCGTCCTCGTCGACGGGCGGATCGTGCGGGCCAGTGCGCACGAGTGCCCCGACCTGTTCTGGGCGCTCCGCGGGGGCGGCGGCAACTTCGGCGTGGTCACCGAGTTCGAGTTCCAGCTGCACGCGGTGGGACCGATGGTTCACCTCGGGATGTTCTTCTTCGAGCTGGACCGGGCCGAGGAGGCGATCCGGCTCGGCCGGAAGTTCTTCGCCGACGGCCCGCGCAACGCAGGCGGGGCCATGGTGGGCATGAACGCGCCGCCGGCGCCGTTCGTCCCGGAGACGGCGCATTTCGCGCCCGGCGTCGCGCTCGTGGTGGCCGGGTTCGGCACAGCGGACGAGCACGCCGCCCTGATCGCATCGCTGAGGGAGGCGGGGCCGCTGTTCGAGTTCGTCACGCCCATGCCCTACGTCGCATTGCAGCAGATGCTCGACGAGGGCGCGCCGTGGGGCGTGCACTCCTATACCAAGGGCTTCTACCTGGACGAGCTTCCCGATCGGGCGATCGACGTAGTGGCGGCGGCCCTCCGGGCGAAGCCGTCGCCGATGTCGCAGGTGCTGCTGTTCCCGTTCGGCGGCGCGTTCGCCGACGTGCCCGACGAGGCCACGGCCTTCGGCGGGCGCCGCTCGGCGACGTACGCCCTGGTGATCGACGCCAACGTGCCCGACCCGCGGATGTTCGACGCCGAGCGGCAATGGGCGCGGTCCACGTGGGACGCGTTGCTCCCGTTCGCCGCCGGCGTCGGGAGCTACGTGAACATGATGAGCGAGTTCGATGAGGACAGGGTCCGCGCGTCGTACGGCGCGAAGTACGAGCGGCTGGCGCTCATCAAGACCGTGCACGACCCACGCAACGTCCTGCGCGCGAACGCGAACATCAAACCCGCCTGA
- a CDS encoding MFS transporter: MDDSWTSTGYLTSLKFHSCRNQIAVNDAATAIVAVLLPTLQAKFDLSATTLAVLVAGQWATSSITQPFLGALADQVSRRALAAGGIVLNAALLSMVGVVPTVPVLFAVIVVGGLGSAALHPVATAIAHSHGSKSAGLGVGLFSAGGQIGAAVGPGVVLAVVATLGPQGTLWLMVPGVLLGIAVWRLLPKEEPRGELAGPRTGLRCLAHGPVALLATAGMFADLAFVSFTSAIPLWLVHERGVPRDDPTIATTLGAFVLGAGLGAVAAGWLDRRVDRRILVPATMVAAIAPLIAVLHLPPGGVLGLGAATLAGALVYANFPLMIVSAQALAPHSVAAASGMLMGFATGVAGVLYIPIGRLQDLIGIIGALTVAYLSLIPAALLALLVLTRHLPVKNT; the protein is encoded by the coding sequence ATTGACGACTCCTGGACGTCAACAGGTTATCTGACGTCCCTCAAATTCCACAGTTGCCGGAATCAGATCGCCGTCAACGACGCCGCCACCGCGATCGTCGCCGTGCTGCTCCCCACCCTGCAGGCGAAATTCGACCTGTCCGCGACCACGCTCGCCGTGCTCGTCGCCGGCCAGTGGGCCACCAGTTCGATCACCCAACCGTTCCTCGGCGCCCTTGCTGACCAGGTCAGCCGCCGCGCGCTGGCCGCCGGTGGCATCGTGCTCAACGCCGCCCTGCTGAGCATGGTCGGCGTCGTACCGACGGTGCCAGTGCTGTTCGCGGTCATCGTCGTGGGCGGGCTCGGTTCCGCTGCCCTGCATCCGGTCGCTACTGCCATCGCGCACAGTCACGGCAGCAAGAGCGCCGGCCTCGGCGTTGGGCTGTTCAGCGCGGGCGGTCAGATCGGCGCCGCGGTCGGCCCGGGCGTCGTCCTCGCTGTCGTCGCCACGCTCGGCCCGCAAGGAACTCTCTGGCTGATGGTGCCGGGCGTCCTCCTGGGCATCGCGGTGTGGCGGCTGCTGCCGAAGGAGGAGCCGCGCGGCGAGTTGGCCGGGCCGCGCACCGGCTTGCGCTGCCTGGCACACGGCCCGGTAGCCCTGCTCGCGACCGCCGGCATGTTCGCCGATCTCGCGTTCGTCAGTTTCACCAGCGCCATCCCGTTGTGGCTGGTCCACGAGCGTGGCGTTCCACGCGACGACCCGACGATCGCCACGACGCTCGGCGCGTTCGTGCTGGGCGCAGGCCTGGGAGCAGTCGCGGCAGGCTGGCTGGACCGGCGCGTCGACCGCCGGATCCTGGTCCCGGCAACGATGGTTGCGGCGATCGCGCCCCTGATCGCTGTGCTCCACCTGCCTCCGGGCGGGGTGCTCGGGCTGGGGGCTGCGACGCTGGCCGGCGCGCTGGTCTACGCGAACTTCCCCCTGATGATCGTCTCGGCGCAGGCACTTGCGCCGCACTCGGTCGCCGCCGCGTCCGGCATGCTCATGGGGTTTGCCACCGGCGTCGCCGGCGTCCTCTACATCCCGATCGGCAGGTTGCAGGACCTGATCGGCATCATCGGGGCGCTCACCGTCGCCTACCTCTCGCTCATCCCGGCCGCATTGCTGGCGCTGCTGGTCCTCACCCGCCATCTGCCGGTGAAGAACACGTGA
- a CDS encoding aspartate transaminase, translated as MTPIRTSARVERIRVSPSLAAAARARTLVAEGHDILDLTVGEPDFDTPRHIRDAAVAAIDRGETRYTSVNGTPALRSAIIAKLKQRTGIGYTDAEITVGGGAKQILYLAFSATLDQGDDVIVPAPYWVSYPDMVLANDGTPVLVECPAADGFLLTPEKLEAAISPRTRWLVLNTPSNPTGAAYSRAQLSVLADVLLRHPHVGILTDEIYDEIWFADHEITSIVGVEPRLADRTLVVNGVSKTYAMTGWRLGYAAGPEPLVAAINKLQGQTSSCPSSISQAAAVAALEGDSGPVRDMVAIYRRRRDLAVELLNAIPGLAVDPPSGAFYLFPSCAGLLGRTTPGGEVLRTDEDVVLHLLDSAGVATVHGGAYGLSPHFRLSFATSEEVLERSFARIAQVVSALT; from the coding sequence ATGACACCGATCCGCACGTCCGCCCGAGTCGAGCGCATCCGCGTCTCGCCCAGCCTCGCCGCCGCCGCCCGGGCGCGCACGCTGGTGGCGGAGGGGCACGACATCCTCGACCTCACCGTCGGCGAGCCCGACTTCGACACCCCGCGGCACATCCGCGACGCCGCCGTCGCCGCCATCGACCGCGGCGAGACCCGCTACACCTCGGTGAACGGAACCCCCGCGCTCCGCTCGGCGATCATCGCGAAGCTGAAGCAGCGCACCGGGATCGGCTACACCGATGCGGAGATCACGGTCGGTGGCGGGGCCAAGCAGATCCTCTACCTCGCCTTCTCCGCCACCCTCGACCAGGGCGACGACGTCATCGTGCCGGCCCCCTACTGGGTGTCCTACCCGGACATGGTCCTGGCCAACGACGGCACCCCGGTCCTCGTCGAGTGCCCGGCCGCCGACGGGTTCCTGCTCACCCCCGAGAAGCTCGAGGCCGCCATCAGCCCCCGGACGCGATGGCTCGTGCTCAACACACCCAGCAACCCCACCGGCGCGGCCTACTCGAGAGCCCAGCTCAGCGTGCTCGCCGACGTGCTCCTGCGCCACCCGCACGTCGGAATACTGACCGACGAGATCTACGACGAGATCTGGTTCGCCGACCACGAGATCACCAGCATCGTCGGCGTCGAACCCCGCCTCGCCGACCGCACCCTCGTCGTCAACGGAGTCTCCAAGACCTACGCCATGACCGGGTGGCGGCTCGGCTACGCCGCCGGCCCCGAACCGCTGGTGGCAGCCATCAACAAGCTGCAGGGGCAGACCTCCTCGTGCCCGTCATCGATCAGCCAGGCCGCGGCCGTCGCGGCGCTCGAGGGCGACTCCGGACCCGTCCGGGACATGGTCGCGATCTACCGACGGCGCCGCGACCTGGCCGTCGAGCTCCTCAACGCGATTCCCGGGCTGGCCGTCGACCCCCCGTCCGGCGCGTTCTACCTCTTCCCGAGCTGCGCCGGGCTGCTGGGCCGTACGACCCCCGGCGGGGAGGTGCTCCGAACCGACGAGGACGTGGTGCTCCACCTTCTCGACAGCGCCGGCGTCGCCACCGTCCACGGCGGGGCCTACGGCCTCTCGCCCCATTTCCGGCTGTCGTTCGCGACCTCCGAGGAGGTCCTCGAACGCAGCTTCGCGCGCATCGCCCAGGTCGTCTCCGCCCTCACCTGA
- a CDS encoding MFS transporter, with protein MSSTQDVTITKAPEAEVRRVTLAGCVGIFVELYDNGIFGFMAGVLAVVFFPDNTNGLILVFAGYAVSFVVRPLGAVVCGVLGDRFGRQRMLVFVIMLISVATALIGMLPTYAAIGFAAPALLILLRFAQGFSVGGEAAGAMTFLAEHALEGRRGRTTSYAQIASFLALLTGTLVAAGLTAGLGQAGMEEWGWRIPFLLAAPMGFIGWYIRSRISDTPNFSRLKAEGGLAKNPLREAFASREHRKAMLLALFLPLMNGSGYYVLFAYMPTFMKSSLGFTIVQGLLVTAVSLVAISIAIPYMGSLSDRIGRKKVMQGAAIAMAVAGIPCYALIASGNLALACIGAVVMAVIFAGHTGVIHIMIVELFPTRIRYSAYGLGYNISSALFGGAAPLLMTWLIAETGSVYIPAIYAVVTALGTLAALHTVTDRAHLPLRDA; from the coding sequence ATGAGTTCGACGCAGGACGTGACCATCACGAAAGCGCCCGAAGCGGAGGTCCGGCGAGTCACGCTCGCCGGCTGCGTCGGAATCTTCGTGGAGCTCTACGACAACGGGATCTTCGGCTTCATGGCCGGGGTCCTGGCCGTCGTCTTCTTCCCGGACAACACCAACGGCCTGATCCTCGTGTTCGCCGGCTACGCCGTGTCGTTCGTCGTCCGCCCGTTGGGTGCCGTCGTCTGCGGTGTCCTCGGCGACCGGTTCGGTCGCCAGCGCATGCTCGTCTTCGTCATCATGCTCATCAGCGTCGCGACGGCGTTGATCGGCATGCTGCCGACCTACGCCGCCATCGGGTTCGCGGCACCTGCGCTGCTCATCCTGCTGCGATTCGCCCAGGGCTTCTCGGTCGGTGGCGAGGCGGCAGGTGCGATGACCTTCCTCGCCGAGCACGCCCTCGAGGGCAGGCGCGGGCGGACCACCAGCTACGCGCAGATCGCCTCGTTCCTCGCCCTTCTCACCGGCACGCTGGTGGCCGCCGGCCTCACCGCCGGGCTGGGACAGGCCGGGATGGAGGAGTGGGGCTGGCGGATCCCGTTCCTGCTCGCCGCTCCGATGGGGTTCATCGGCTGGTACATCCGCAGCCGCATCTCCGACACCCCGAACTTCTCGCGCCTGAAGGCCGAGGGCGGGCTGGCGAAGAACCCGCTCCGCGAGGCCTTCGCCTCCCGCGAGCACCGCAAGGCCATGCTCCTCGCCCTCTTCCTGCCGCTGATGAACGGATCGGGCTACTACGTCCTGTTCGCCTACATGCCGACCTTCATGAAGTCCTCGCTGGGCTTCACCATCGTGCAGGGCCTGCTCGTCACCGCGGTCAGCCTCGTCGCGATCTCGATCGCCATTCCGTACATGGGGTCGCTGTCGGATCGCATCGGCCGCAAGAAGGTCATGCAGGGTGCCGCGATCGCCATGGCGGTCGCCGGCATCCCCTGTTACGCGCTGATCGCCTCGGGCAACCTGGCCCTGGCCTGCATCGGCGCCGTCGTCATGGCCGTGATCTTCGCAGGGCACACGGGTGTCATCCACATCATGATCGTCGAGTTGTTCCCGACCCGGATCCGCTACTCCGCGTACGGCCTTGGCTACAACATCTCCTCCGCTCTCTTCGGCGGCGCGGCCCCGCTGCTCATGACCTGGCTCATCGCCGAGACCGGCAGCGTCTACATCCCGGCGATCTACGCCGTCGTCACCGCACTCGGCACCCTCGCCGCCCTGCACACCGTCACCGACCGCGCGCACCTGCCGCTGCGCGACGCCTGA
- a CDS encoding site-specific integrase, with translation MPASNAIHYHTRNGGSISLARRWDHHQREHSPPLPFLFQHQVTVLRQGFSGNWAPKELRRVCDELAQTHPEFSGARFTAHDFRRIFATDLVNNGLPIHIGAALLGHTSL, from the coding sequence CTGCCCGCCTCGAACGCGATCCACTACCACACCCGCAACGGCGGATCGATCTCGCTGGCCCGTCGCTGGGACCACCACCAGCGCGAGCACAGCCCGCCCCTGCCGTTTCTGTTTCAGCACCAGGTCACCGTGCTTCGCCAGGGCTTCTCCGGCAACTGGGCGCCGAAGGAGCTGCGCCGAGTCTGCGACGAGCTCGCGCAGACCCACCCCGAGTTCTCCGGCGCCCGGTTCACCGCACACGACTTCCGTCGGATCTTTGCCACCGATCTGGTCAACAACGGTCTACCGATCCACATCGGCGCGGCGCTGCTCGGACACACCAGCCTGTAA
- a CDS encoding VOC family protein has translation MTLRWEAVVVDAEDPSALGRWWADALGWEIDADDTFGIEIRPRREGNAGPALVFVPGPAKVGKNRLHLDFQASDQQAEVDRLLALGAQRADIGQGPVPWVVLCDPEGNEFCVLEPRG, from the coding sequence ATGACTCTGAGGTGGGAGGCGGTCGTCGTCGACGCAGAAGACCCGAGTGCGCTCGGCCGTTGGTGGGCCGATGCCCTTGGCTGGGAGATCGACGCCGACGACACTTTCGGGATCGAGATCAGGCCTCGGCGCGAAGGCAACGCCGGGCCAGCACTCGTCTTCGTGCCCGGCCCTGCCAAGGTGGGCAAGAACAGGCTCCATCTCGACTTCCAGGCCTCGGACCAGCAGGCCGAGGTCGACCGCCTACTCGCTCTGGGTGCTCAGCGCGCAGACATCGGGCAGGGCCCGGTTCCCTGGGTTGTCCTATGCGATCCGGAGGGTAACGAATTCTGCGTGCTTGAGCCCCGTGGGTGA